Below is a genomic region from Laspinema palackyanum D2c.
TCGCGAAGCGCCCCTACAGTCGGTTTTTCACTCAGTTTAATGAGACATTGCCACCGATCGCATTTCGATTTGTTGGACAAAGTTCGCTAACATTTGCAACCCGGCAGTAGAAGATTTCTCCGGGTGAAATTGGACGGCAACCAGGTTATCCCGGGCGATCGCAGCAGTGACGGTTTGACTGCCATGAGTTACAGTAGCAGCAGTCACCGTAGAATCGATGGGGTCAACATAATAAGAATGGACAAAATACAACCAAGGTTGATCCTGCAACTGTTGCCACAACGGAACCTCCGGTTGTGTCAATTCCAGACGATTCCACCCGATATGAGGAATGGTTAAACCGGGTTCGGATTTAAAGCGACGGACTACCCCGGGAATAATGCCTAAACCGGGTTCTTTTCCTTCTTCACTGCTGTCAAACAGGATTTGCAACCCGAGACAAACCCCTAAAAAGGGTTTTCCCGAGGCGATCGCATCCTTAACCGGGGAGACTAAATCTAGCGATCGCAAATGTTGGATTGCCGGATCAAAGGACCCGACCCCGGGCAACAAAACCGCATCTGCCTGTTCAATTTCCCCAGGCACATCGGTGATTTTGGCTGTGGCCCCTGCATTCTCCAATCCCTTACAGACTGAGTGCAGATTGCCCATATCATAGTCGATGACCGCGATTACCGGCATTGCCTTTTTCCTTAAAATACTTGACTGAGGCTCTTTTGATTATAAAGGGTAACGGACCCATTGCCATGACTCAAACCATCCTCCTAACCTCCTTTGATATTTGGATGTCCCATCACCAAACCAACTCCTCCGATGAGTTATTGGAGAAAGTGTCCCAGGTGAGTGGGATTCCCCATGATCTGCACTTCCTGCGGAAATTACCCGTCGATTTTCAAGAGGCCCCCAAACAGGCGATCGCCAAAATCAACGAACTGCAACCGGATCTTGTGGTATGTTGCGGCATGGCAGAATCCAGGCAAAAACTCACCGTAGAAAAACAGGCGAGATGTGGCAAAGAGGCGATCGTCACCCCCTTAAACCTTCCCCTCCTCATCCAAGATTTAAAACTCACAGAAATCAGCGAAGATGCGGGACAATTTGTCTGCGAATCCCTCTATTATGCTGTTCTGTCTCATCTCCATCGCCACCCCAAAAAAATTCCTACCCTCTTCGTCCATGTCCCCATCCTCACCCCCACCAATTCCCAACCCATTCTCGACGATTTTCTCCATCTCCTCAATCGTCTAACCCAGTCCAATCTCCATTAAATGTCACTCTTCGATTTGTTCGTAGTAACGACTTCAGTCGTTCTCTTCATGTTCGTAGTAACGACTTCAGTCGTTCTCTTCATGTTCGTAGTAACGACTTCAGTCGTTATGGTATTGGGTTAAACCCACCAGATAGACAAATGTCTGGGTTTGTTGAAAAACCAAAAGCCCGTTTTAAAATCCCTTAACCCTATATCCCCCTAGTCCTGTAGTAGTTTCGAGAACCGATATCCCGTAATCTAAACCGGGCAGGTTCATAAAAATTAATAGTCTGCGGGTATTCTATTCACTCCATTTATCCTAAAGTAGTGGACAGCGTTAGAGAGCAGACCGTGCGATTTGACACATACGATCCAGGCGATTTTTACGATGAACTGTTTATCGAGAAGGGAAAACCTCGCCCCCAGGCGAATCCCTTGATAGACAGAATCAATTCCCTATCCGATGGAGAACTTCTCCAGCGACAACAGGCGGCACAAAGCGCCATGTTTAAACTGGGGATCACCTTCACCGTTTATGGAGATAGCGAAGGCAATGAGCGGATTTTTCCATTTGACATCATCCCCCGCATTGTAGCAGCGAACGAATGGGCAACTCTCAATCGTGGACTGAAACAGAGAATTGAAGCATTAAATCTATTTATTGCTGATATTTATGGGGATCAGAAAATCATAAAAGATGGGATAATTCCCATCGAATTGGTTCACTCGGCGAAAGGATTTCTCAAACCTTGCATTGGGTTAAAACCGCCCAAGGGAATTTGGTGTCATATCACCGGCACCGATTTAGTTCGAGAAAAAGATGGACAGTGGTATGTTTTAGAAGATAATATGCGATGTCCTTCGGGGGTGTCCTACGTCCTAGAAAACCGTCGGGTAATGAAAAGTACATTCCCCCAAGTTTTTAGAACGATGGATATTCAACCCGTTGATGAATATCCCAGTCATCTGTTAGAGACATTACTCAATCTGGCCCCGGATAATTTGCCGAATCCCAATGTGGTAGTCATTACCCCAGGGATTTACAATTCCGCCTACTTTGAACATTCGTTCCTCGCCCAGCAAATGGGGGTGGAACTGGTGGAAGGGAAAGATTTAGTCGTCGCCGATGGTTACTTGCAAATGCGGACGACGAAGGGTTTAAAGCGTGTTGATGTAGTCTATCGTCGCATTGATGATGATTTTATCGACCCGCTGGCGTTTCGTTCTGATTCTTTGTTAGGTGTACCCGGTTTGATGGATGTTTATCGATCGGGTCGATTGGGGATTGCCAATGCTTTGGGAACGGGTGTTGCTGATGATAAAGCAATTTATGCTTATGTCCCGGAGATGATTCGGTATTATCTGGGAGAAGACCAAATTATTCCCAATGTCCCGACTTTTTTATGTGGAAATCCCCAGCATTTAGATCATGTCTTGGCTAATTTGGATAAATTAGTCGTCAAGGCAGCGAATGAATCGGGGGGATATGGGATGTTAATTGGCACTCAGGCGACGGCAGAACAACGAGAGGACTTTGCCGATCGCATTCGGGCCAATCCCCGCAATTATATCGCCCAACCCACCCTCTGTCTGTCTCGGGTTCCCACATTAATTGAGAGTCATATTGAAGGCTGTCACGTCGATTTGAGACCCTATATCCTCTATGGAAAAGATATCTATGTTAACCCCGGTGGATTAACTCGGGTGGCCTTAAAACGAGGGTCTTTAGTGGTTAACTCTTCCCAAGGTGGGGGGAGTAAAGATACTTGGGTCGTGACGGAATAAACGACGGGGTTAAGCGTCAGGATTGAGGGGTGAGAGGGAGGGACATTCCTGACAGCCAACCGAGGCATGATTGGCATTTAGCCCGGGTATTCAAACAGGACTCTGTGAGGGTAAATTCCTCTCAATTCTCAATTCTCAACTCTAAAAATTCTCATGCTTAGTCGCGTTGCAAATTCAATTTACTGGCTGAATCGTTATGTAGAACGGGCGGAAAATATTGCCCGTTTTATTGATGTTAATCTCAATTTAATTCTGGATTCTCCCACCGGAATGACCCAACAATGGGAGCCCTTGGTGAAAATCACCGGGGATGCACCCCTGTTTCAAGAACGATATGGGGAAGTGCTGCCGGAAAATGTGATTCAATTTCTGGCTTTTGATCGCGATTATCCCAATTCGATTTTATCCTGTTTGCAAATTGCCCGGGAAAATGCGCGATCGGTCCGAGAAGTGATTTCTTCGGAAATGTGGGAACAGGTGAATGCCTTTTATATGATGGTAAAAGAGGCCGCACCTAAACAAAATTTAGCCTCTCTCCATGATTTTTTTACCCAGGTTAAGTTGGCAAGTCACTTGTTTTCAGGCATCATGGATGCGACGATGACCCACAATGAAGGGTGGCATTTCGGACAAATTGGCCGACTGTTGGAACGAGCGGATAAAACTTCTCGCATTTTGGATGTTAAGTATTATATTTTGCTGCCGTCGGTGCATGATGTGGGAACGACTCTGGATGAGATTCAATGGATGTCGTTATTGCGATCGGCGAGTGCTTATGAGATGTATCGGAAGCGCGAGCATCGGATTAATCCGACTCTAGTGGCGGAATTTTTGATTTTAGACCGAGAGTTTCCGCGCTCAATCCGGTTTTGCTTTTTGAATGCCGAGCGATCGCTCCATGAAATTACCGGCACTCCGGTGGGAACTTGGAGAGACCCCGCAGAACGGGCTTTAGGTCGGTTGCGATCGCAGTTAGAATATATGACCATTGCCGATATCTTTGAGACGGGTTTGCATGAGTTTATCAATACTCTCCAAGAGCAACTCAATGGCGTGGGTCAGAGTATTTTTAATGCTTATTTTGCCCTTGAACCGATGGTAGAGGCAGTGGAAGAAATTAAACCGATTTCTTCACTTCAAACTCAGACTCAAACTCAAACTCAGACTGCGATCGGCTCTTGATTGTTGGAAGATTACTCTCGTGTCATGGCTGAAGCCGTTACTACAAACGTTCTGTCTTCTTGTTTGTAGTAACGACTTCAGTCGTTTCTTCCTCGTGACTTGGCATCGGCCATAACACGAGTAATCGGAGGGTCTAGGACCTGCTTGGTTGGAGACTGGTGGCAGGGCCTCAGATGGGCGTGACTTGGCTAATGCCAAGTCACGCGGTAACGACTGAAGTCGTTACTACGAACGTTCTGTTCTAATTGAATTTAATCAATTAAAATATCTTCTTTTACATCATCTTCATAATATTCCCATTCCACATCGGGCATATCATCAAAA
It encodes:
- a CDS encoding peptidase C15, which codes for MTQTILLTSFDIWMSHHQTNSSDELLEKVSQVSGIPHDLHFLRKLPVDFQEAPKQAIAKINELQPDLVVCCGMAESRQKLTVEKQARCGKEAIVTPLNLPLLIQDLKLTEISEDAGQFVCESLYYAVLSHLHRHPKKIPTLFVHVPILTPTNSQPILDDFLHLLNRLTQSNLH
- a CDS encoding circularly permuted type 2 ATP-grasp protein; amino-acid sequence: MRFDTYDPGDFYDELFIEKGKPRPQANPLIDRINSLSDGELLQRQQAAQSAMFKLGITFTVYGDSEGNERIFPFDIIPRIVAANEWATLNRGLKQRIEALNLFIADIYGDQKIIKDGIIPIELVHSAKGFLKPCIGLKPPKGIWCHITGTDLVREKDGQWYVLEDNMRCPSGVSYVLENRRVMKSTFPQVFRTMDIQPVDEYPSHLLETLLNLAPDNLPNPNVVVITPGIYNSAYFEHSFLAQQMGVELVEGKDLVVADGYLQMRTTKGLKRVDVVYRRIDDDFIDPLAFRSDSLLGVPGLMDVYRSGRLGIANALGTGVADDKAIYAYVPEMIRYYLGEDQIIPNVPTFLCGNPQHLDHVLANLDKLVVKAANESGGYGMLIGTQATAEQREDFADRIRANPRNYIAQPTLCLSRVPTLIESHIEGCHVDLRPYILYGKDIYVNPGGLTRVALKRGSLVVNSSQGGGSKDTWVVTE
- a CDS encoding alpha-E domain-containing protein, coding for MLSRVANSIYWLNRYVERAENIARFIDVNLNLILDSPTGMTQQWEPLVKITGDAPLFQERYGEVLPENVIQFLAFDRDYPNSILSCLQIARENARSVREVISSEMWEQVNAFYMMVKEAAPKQNLASLHDFFTQVKLASHLFSGIMDATMTHNEGWHFGQIGRLLERADKTSRILDVKYYILLPSVHDVGTTLDEIQWMSLLRSASAYEMYRKREHRINPTLVAEFLILDREFPRSIRFCFLNAERSLHEITGTPVGTWRDPAERALGRLRSQLEYMTIADIFETGLHEFINTLQEQLNGVGQSIFNAYFALEPMVEAVEEIKPISSLQTQTQTQTQTAIGS
- the hisH gene encoding imidazole glycerol phosphate synthase subunit HisH is translated as MPVIAVIDYDMGNLHSVCKGLENAGATAKITDVPGEIEQADAVLLPGVGSFDPAIQHLRSLDLVSPVKDAIASGKPFLGVCLGLQILFDSSEEGKEPGLGIIPGVVRRFKSEPGLTIPHIGWNRLELTQPEVPLWQQLQDQPWLYFVHSYYVDPIDSTVTAATVTHGSQTVTAAIARDNLVAVQFHPEKSSTAGLQMLANFVQQIEMRSVAMSH